The genomic DNA tttatcagaacatagttgtgtgatatatcgtttcaaaggcaattcaacatagattaccaTATTATgtcacacaatttcatttgttttactctggAACCGAGAATTCTCAGAAAcctggtacgtgctattcggcgtggggacgttccgcgggcccggctgtagttcatcagaacttcttctgttttgtttcttgtgtatttggagttatttttgttttgtctatattttcattcttgtgtcattttgtgtgtttactttggtgTTCATGTTTGACTCAGTGTGTGTCGTTCAACATTGATAATAATAGTGACAGGAATTATTTTTGAACTGTTATTCATTCATCGAACACTTTATTGTCTCTACATGTATTTACACATTtagaataaaacacacacacagtcactggTGCAGTCTGTGTGGATCCAGGATGGTCCTCTGGTATTCCTCCTCACACACGTTCATGTGATCTGTGAGTCCCTGGAACTCGTAGATGGGATAAAAAGTCGTCTGTGGGGCGTAAAACTGGAGCTGCCTGGAAAACAGCGGCTCCACCTGCAACAGGTGAAGGTGACGAGTGTGAAACTCAAAGATTCTTGTCCTCAGGGGTGAGGGAAATGTGTGACATTTAAAAGAGCAGCAGCACAAACGGTGACATTCCTCGTCCAAACGCCAACCAATAAAGAAGGTTTACGTGATGTTGGAGTTTTAGATGATCAATGGAACAAATTGGAGGTTTGTGTCACTTTACCTGGACGATCAGACTCCGTCTCTGGTCCAAACATTCTTCCTCGAAGCTCAGAAACAGACGGAAACTCGGCGGCGTTCCACTGAGGAATCCGAAGCTCTGGATCTCTGATGATGGGAATAACAGAGAAGGAGACGGAGCGTCACTGAGGAGGGAATAACGTTAGATAGTTACGCCACCTAAGGATGCTACGCAGGTGATTGGATGTCTGAGccagtgggcggggctttgtAGTAACAGAatcatgatgtcatcaggaagataatatttacaacaaagtgAATCCCTTTGGTTTGtgatgctgaatgtaaaaactcacgTTTTAAACATTTGgatcatttttgtttcattaagaGACAAATTCATGTTAAACAGCATTTTctatattattgttaaaaatgtgtacagtaCACATGAAgaatatatctaaatgttaaatctaaatgtatatCCATCCATTTCCAGACCCACTTTGTTCTATTACACCAtaaacagtatatatactgtatatatatatatacatacagtggggcaaaaaagtatttagtcagccccTAATtctgcaagttctcccacttaaaaagatgagcgaggcctgtaattttcatcataggtaaacctcaactatgagagcaaaaaatccagaaaatcacattggaggatttttaatgaatttatttgcaaattatggtggaaaataagtatttggtcaataacaaaagttcatctcaatattttgtaatgtaccctttgttggcaatgacagaagTCAAACGTCTTCTGTAAGTcactgttgctggtatgttggtccattcctccatgcagatctcctctagagcactgatgttttggggctgtcgctgggcaacacagactttcaactccctccatagattttctatggggttgagatctggagactggctatgccactccaggaccttgaaatgcttcttacgaagccactccttagtTGCCCGGGCGATGTGTatgggatcattgtcgtgctgaaagacccagccatgtttcatcttcaaagcacttgctgatggaaggaggttttcaatgaaaatctcacgatacatggtcccattcattctttcctttacacagatcagtcgtcctggtccctttacagagaaacagccccacagcatgatgttaccacccccatgctttacagtaggtatgttctttctcctccaaacacgacgaaTCGAATTTTTACCAagaagttctattttggtttaatCTGACCATATGgcattcacccaatcctcttctggatcatccaaatgctctgtagcaaacttcagacgggcctggacatgtagtggcttaagcagggggacacgtctggtactgtagatttgagtccctggtggcgtagtgtgttactgatggtagcctttgttactttggtcccagctctctgcaggtcattcactaggtccccccgtgtggttctggccTCTCTcgtctttttaagtgggaaaactttcacaattggtggctgactaaatacttttttgccccactgcatatatgtatatttagttatatctaccaaaaaaaaatagaatataaaaaaaataccaaccGCCACTTAATTGTAGCAAAACTATGTCACAAACACTATGCTGAGTACCCAGTATCTTGtcttttacagtatttttctgcaatgttgtaattattgtctgtcattttgtacatttacattGGGGGCCGCATTAAATTAGATAagtaagatttacatttagatttacatttaacatttagatttacgtttaaacttaacatttagatttatatttacatctagatttaccatttttattgaACTCATATCTTTATTgatcttttacatttagatttatttttcatgtttacacatttttaacaatgatatagaacatgctgttttacatatatttctgtctcaaattgaaaaaaaaatgagctaaatgttcaaaatatgtcggctatgaaacaaTGATCAAGTTTTTTCATTCAGCACCCCATACTTTGAAAATCAGATTATCATTGAAAATAAGACGTTTGTTTGTCTCTGGCCTTCTGTTAGGGTGTGTTAGAGTCATTACGATGTCTCACCTGACAGGTAGTCCtgaagggggaggagcttaCAGGTGACATCTCTCTGCAGCTCCCTCACCCTCTCCGTGCCCCCCCCACAGAACACGCGGCCCTCACACAGCCTCCGGCCATATAGCCCGTCGACGCCCATCCACAACAGCACGCCTCCATCCAGGCTCTGCCCCATTGCTCCGCCCTCTGTGGGCAGGGGAATCACCTCGGGGCCCCCGGCTGACCCGGTGTGCCCCGGCTTGATGTGGCAGCCTTCAGGGGCCGAGGTGGTGACCTCCCTCAGCAGGACGCCATGAAGATACACGGACACGTGGAGGCGACAGTCTGAGAATGTGATGAGTCATCAATGTGAGCATTTCATCCTTTCTCATGACAGCTTTGTATTTAAATGATCTGTTGGTAGCTTCACATAAATAGACAATTGAGTCATCAGCGTATATAGAAGAAAACACCTGCGGTTACCCAAAGCTAATACACATCATGAGTccagaaacagacaaaacaacaacggaacatttaaaatgacagaaaaacacacaattatacacaaaaaactacattatgaatccacaaaatgacaacaaaaaaacactgaatgactctgaaaacacatATCTAATAAACAAGTCTTGACTCGTTTCTTAACCTGATTTTAAAAGACTTTTCTAGACAGGATTTGGTAAAGTCGTCTGTTTAAGTCTCTGTTGgattatttacagtttacagTTGCTCCCTacttctgattggctctgaGGAGACTTTAATTAACCAACTTGGAAAGCTTTAATGAGTCGTGTGTGATTCAATCCATCAGATTtacctggaggaggaggaggaggcggagcctcTGCTGACCTGAAACTGTTTTCCACTGAGAAGTTCTGAGGATCAGAGGGAGGGTAGGAGTAGAAGGAGGCTCTGACCTCATATCCTGTTCACACAGATGcacacagccaatcagcacacagccaatcagcacGCGGCCAATCAGCACGCAGCCAATCAGcacacagccaatcagcacGCAGCCAATCAGcacacagccaatcagcatgCAGGAAGGACTATCACCTGTTTCTGTGTTGGCTCTCTGCCAGGacggagcaggaggaggagagtgTGTGAAgacctgatcctgatcctgatcctgatcctgatcctgatccacaCTGAAGTCCCTCCAGCTGCAGTCGGAGCTCTGCTGGAACAACAAACGACTCTTTAACCCGTTGATCATGACTGAACCCACAGCTCTATACAGCAGAGTGAATAAAACGAGCTCAacccacaggttgagaacctTTGAGCCAATCACTGCTGTACCGTGGATTTGGTTTGAGCTCAGATCAGTTTCTCACCTGAGGAGATgctgcagaggaggaggagtgacTCTGCTCCAGTCTGGGTCCTGCAGCAAATAAACCAGatattattagtttatttacaaggaatacaaagaaataaacagcacaaaacaaaaagaaatgacagaaaaatacacaaaatgacccgacatagaaaaacgacaacaaaactacacagaattccagaaaaacacataaaattggagaaaaatacacaaaatgactccaaaaacacaagaaatacacaaaatgacagaaacccCATGTGTTAAGAAAACCAGTGCCCCATTTATGTTCACGTCAGTACCCCCACATGAtaaggctttgtgtgtgtgtgtgtgtgtgtgtgtgtgtgtgtgtgtgtgtgtgtgtgtgtgtgtgtgtgtgtgtgtgtgtgtgtgtgtgtgtgtgtgtgtgtgtgactgacgtTTCCTGGCTCCTCCCCCTGGCAGGAGGCGGTAGACTTTGAAGGGCTCTGATATGTCCAGCTGATTTTTCTCCTGCAGCTCCTGAAAGTCGTTGCTTTTGTTGAGTGCGCAGCGGAGACGCGTCTTCCATGTGGGGGGGTCTGGTTTGTCGATACCGTCCCGATGTTTTCCTTTAAACAGTGCCCAGGCCTGCACGGGCGCACAAATAAAACTGTCAGATATgatatatgatatgatatgatatgatatgatatgatactCCCCAAAGACATGaatgacaatatatatatatatatatatatatatatatatatatatatatatatatatatatatatatatatatacacatacacaaaaggacactgaaaatacacacaaaaaaactaaacattacgcaaaactactccaaaaacacacaaaactgcaaaaaagaaaacaaggtggcaacaatgactttaaaaacacgactcaaaaacacacaaaatgtctaaaaaatatatacaaaattaccaaaggaaatcacacaaaactgtgattgtctCCCCACATGTTtacaccagtgtctccagtgaCAAAtagacaagaaaaaacaaaataacccttaaaaaaacagagaaagacCTGAAAcgactgtaaaaacacacaaaacttaacaaagtgacagaaaacaacaataaatgattCCCAAAGTtggtcaaaaatatacaaaacacataaaactgcaTCAAAGTGACAAACAggaccaaaaaatatacataaaaaaaaccttcaaaaactctaaaaagaaatgaatatgtttgtgttttcaccTTTTATTCTCGTCAGTGTCACCcggggtttccatggatacgtccggtaattcacaccggttgcgtttggAGTCCGCCGCGGtgcgctccggttgaacgacCGTGACGTCACGAGAGAGAGATCTCACGATGgttatataatcgcgcgagaacacggataaatgtatgtgttataaacagataaacaggtcagtgttcctaacgaaggagaactaGAATGTtagactctggatttgtcatagaaacatttttcatcaacagcaacagagaagagatacaACTGTAAAACCAGttaaacatgaactaaatcaaagttgctgcagtttacagtgagttacagtatgagaggaatcaatatagcggatgtgaatttgttttcacacattatgacgttttgtatttacttgaaatataatctgaagtgttttattttgaaaagtaacctgatattttattgcggagtacgtgctcaatttcctgtttagcttcatttggtctgtgctgattgatgcgtcgttcTCCGGTTTCCGCCataaatagaagccctgcgtaaaTCTGACGGAGGGAAtcggactaccgcatctgggacggagcagacacgcaccacAGCGGACCTGGtgaaaattaacacatagactaaagtggaaacttatcagctctggtgacgcggcggtgacgtaacgcagcggagccgcatccagtggaaattgggggctTTTGTCTGCAGTCTGAGCGCAGCCCCATCTAGTGGTCAAACCAGGTAATGCAGCACAGAAAAGGCCCAATAAATCAAATTGAATTTCAACCCTTGTGACTGTCGtgatatctatctatctatatctatatatatatataaacacctTTAGtcgtttcattttatttgagaCTTTAACTGAAcataaaaagttatttgtttttacagttgATAAATGACAAAAGGCAAACTGTGTTTTAggaatacaatgtaaaaataatcattcagaAATAAAGTTGCTTAAATGTCAAACAGtaaaacaaggattttttttaaattaaaattaaaattaaaattaattccTCACCTTGAAGAGCGCTGCGTCCTCATCCTGGTTGTAATCCTGTTTTCCCGCGTGTTTCCATGGTATCCTGAACTCTGTCTTACTTTCGTTATCCCAGACCAGCCCGGGATATTTCCCACAATCCACCTGTTCAA from Gouania willdenowi chromosome 4, fGouWil2.1, whole genome shotgun sequence includes the following:
- the LOC114461635 gene encoding interferon regulatory factor 4-like, whose protein sequence is MEAHMHHGGPDNSGNLGNGKLRRWLIEQVDCGKYPGLVWDNESKTEFRIPWKHAGKQDYNQDEDAALFKAWALFKGKHRDGIDKPDPPTWKTRLRCALNKSNDFQELQEKNQLDISEPFKVYRLLPGGGARKRPRLEQSHSSSSAASPQSSDCSWRDFSVDQDQDQDQDQDQVFTHSPPPAPSWQRANTETGYEVRASFYSYPPSDPQNFSVENSFRSAEAPPPPPPPDCRLHVSVYLHGVLLREVTTSAPEGCHIKPGHTGSAGGPEVIPLPTEGGAMGQSLDGGVLLWMGVDGLYGRRLCEGRVFCGGGTERVRELQRDVTCKLLPLQDYLSEIQSFGFLSGTPPSFRLFLSFEEECLDQRRSLIVQVEPLFSRQLQFYAPQTTFYPIYEFQGLTDHMNVCEEEYQRTILDPHRLHQ